In Psychrobacter sp. JCM 18902, a single window of DNA contains:
- a CDS encoding MetQ/NlpA family ABC transporter substrate-binding protein, whose product MKLTDISRQLATAFAAVGVSSLVLVGCNNSSAPEATKEPVTEGSTAETAASDIDPEHTKIVIGTTEGDFADMVRNQVKSSLEAQGYEVELIAFTDYVRPNLALAEGDLDINIFQHKPYLDTFKKENNLDLVEVFQVPTAPLGIYSGKKTTLDDVYKGMRVSAPNDPSNFARALVMMDDLGWITLKDNIDPLTASKTDIADNSKYDIEIIELEAAQLPRARDEVDFAVINGNYATDAGIKLTEALFQEPSFAYVNWSAIKSADAGKKWVEDVTNAYNSEAFKKYAHETFPGYKYPKIWGSDHSAHTDTATKPAPVEAAAQ is encoded by the coding sequence ATGAAATTAACAGATATCAGCCGTCAGTTAGCAACTGCATTTGCTGCCGTTGGCGTATCAAGCCTAGTCTTGGTTGGTTGCAACAACTCATCAGCACCAGAAGCAACTAAAGAGCCTGTTACGGAAGGCTCAACAGCAGAGACTGCCGCTAGCGATATCGATCCTGAGCATACAAAAATCGTCATCGGTACCACCGAAGGTGACTTCGCCGATATGGTGCGCAACCAAGTGAAAAGCTCACTGGAAGCGCAAGGTTACGAAGTTGAGCTGATTGCTTTTACTGACTATGTACGCCCAAACCTTGCCTTGGCTGAAGGTGATTTGGACATCAACATCTTCCAGCATAAGCCTTATCTTGATACCTTCAAAAAAGAAAACAATCTTGATCTGGTAGAAGTTTTCCAAGTACCTACTGCTCCACTTGGCATTTACTCAGGTAAAAAGACCACGCTTGATGATGTCTATAAAGGCATGAGAGTCTCTGCCCCAAATGATCCAAGTAACTTTGCTCGTGCGCTGGTGATGATGGATGATCTTGGCTGGATCACGCTAAAAGACAATATTGACCCACTAACGGCATCAAAAACTGACATCGCTGATAACAGCAAATACGATATTGAAATCATTGAGTTAGAAGCCGCTCAATTGCCACGTGCTCGTGATGAAGTCGACTTCGCCGTCATCAATGGCAACTATGCCACGGATGCTGGTATCAAGCTGACTGAAGCGCTATTTCAAGAGCCTAGCTTTGCTTATGTCAACTGGTCAGCCATCAAATCAGCAGATGCTGGCAAAAAATGGGTCGAAGATGTGACCAATGCATATAATTCAGAAGCCTTTAAAAAGTATGCTCATGAAACTTTCCCTGGTTATAAGTACCCAAAAATCTGGGGCTCTGATCACAGTGCGCACACGGATACCGCAACAAAACCTGCACCTGTAGAAGCGGCTGCTCAATAA
- a CDS encoding aldo/keto reductase: MRAKTYNIRTAGQANIPVLGLGTWQSTGQDCVDVVSQALKMGYEHIDTAQAYGNEKEVGQGIKKSGVSRDKFFLTTKIFPDDMKFEPEKLIAAAKRSLADLDTDYVDLLLLHWPDDRVPLSETIPALCELQKQGLTRHIGVSNFNIAKIIEAEKYADVPIVVNQVEFHPFIKQKTLQTFLNNHHILLEAYSPLARGDVFDNKIIKEIADKHNVTPAQISLAWILADKHRIAIPKTSNPDHLQGNLDAIKVQLSADDIEKISSLARADGRKIEHPDYSPEWDD; this comes from the coding sequence ATGCGAGCTAAAACTTATAATATTCGTACTGCTGGACAAGCAAATATTCCTGTACTAGGGCTTGGTACATGGCAATCGACCGGTCAAGATTGTGTTGATGTCGTCAGTCAAGCGTTGAAAATGGGTTACGAGCACATCGATACCGCTCAAGCTTATGGTAATGAAAAAGAAGTGGGTCAAGGTATCAAAAAATCAGGGGTATCTCGTGATAAGTTCTTTTTGACCACAAAGATTTTTCCTGATGATATGAAGTTTGAGCCTGAGAAATTGATTGCCGCCGCCAAACGCTCTTTAGCAGACTTAGATACTGATTATGTTGATTTGCTACTATTGCACTGGCCGGATGACCGTGTTCCTTTATCTGAAACCATTCCTGCCTTGTGCGAACTACAAAAACAAGGTTTGACGCGCCATATCGGCGTCTCTAACTTTAATATTGCCAAGATCATTGAAGCTGAGAAATATGCTGATGTGCCGATTGTGGTCAATCAGGTTGAGTTTCATCCTTTCATCAAGCAAAAAACCTTGCAGACTTTTTTGAATAATCACCACATTCTACTCGAAGCTTATTCACCACTTGCACGCGGTGATGTATTCGATAATAAGATTATTAAAGAAATCGCTGACAAACATAATGTCACGCCAGCACAGATATCATTGGCTTGGATTCTGGCAGACAAGCATCGTATCGCTATTCCGAAAACGTCTAACCCTGATCATTTGCAAGGCAACTTAGACGCTATAAAAGTACAATTAAGTGCGGATGATATTGAGAAAATCAGCAGCTTAGCGCGTGCTGATGGGCGCAAAATCGAGCATCCAGATTACTCGCCTGAATGGGACGACTAA
- the ccmE gene encoding cytochrome c maturation protein CcmE encodes MNAVRRKKLMWVMFTLAGAAIAVVLVLYAIGQQTDYYFDATAIAQGEAPQDKRIRAGGMVVAGSVQRAEDNPLNVEFAITDFQSTVPVTYQGILPDLFAENSGVVATGKMQGDTFVAGEVLAKHDENYMPPEVAKSMKENNRSGVVPPSEQYNPAEKVHETDTLQ; translated from the coding sequence ATGAACGCAGTTCGTCGCAAAAAACTGATGTGGGTTATGTTTACGCTTGCAGGAGCGGCGATAGCCGTGGTATTGGTTCTTTATGCCATTGGGCAACAGACCGATTACTACTTTGATGCTACCGCGATTGCACAAGGTGAAGCACCACAAGATAAGCGTATTCGAGCAGGCGGTATGGTCGTTGCGGGTAGTGTCCAGCGCGCAGAAGACAATCCACTAAACGTTGAGTTTGCCATTACGGACTTTCAATCGACAGTACCTGTGACTTATCAAGGTATTTTGCCAGATTTATTTGCTGAAAACTCAGGTGTCGTCGCGACAGGTAAGATGCAGGGTGACACTTTTGTCGCTGGAGAAGTATTGGCTAAGCATGATGAAAATTACATGCCGCCAGAAGTGGCCAAATCAATGAAAGAAAACAACCGTAGCGGTGTAGTGCCTCCTTCTGAGCAATATAATCCTGCTGAAAAGGTGCATGAGACGGATACCTTACAGTAG